The genomic interval CTAAAACCTCTGCGTCATTGACAACCGTGCCACGACGTCCGATTACTTAACCCGCGTAGGGGGTGTCCGTTGTCCGTTCGGGTTTACGGAGCCTGCTCCTCCTTCTGAGATGGTCGGGAACGTGGCGATTCGGATATCTTCCTCTGTTGGGAGTTTGTTGCCTCTGGTGTCCAGGATAAACCGGATAACGTTGCGGAGCGTTCTGAATGTTGCCGGCTGGATCTCTCTGACCGTTCGTTAAGAAAGGAGGCAGCGTCCTAGCGCGTGTGTCCTCCGTAACCCGACGACGAAGGCAAACTGTGCAGCGACTCACTCGTGACGTATGGTCTGCCTTTAGAGTTTGTTGCACCGGTTTGCGGAACATCTCGTAGTCCTCGATGGTGGCCAGCCAGTAAGATGTGGCAGTGGAGAAGTAGTTGCAAGTGCCAAGACCGCGGCACTCGATGAAGGGCCTTACTCGGAACTCCTCGAGACAGGAGCCGGGCGAGATCAGTGACTGACCACCGCCGCCTGCGCCCGCGTCACGATGCTGAAAATTTCGGTTTTCGattagacatttattttctttgcaacGCATATTCATTATCAAGTAAGGTTTACTCTGGATACAATCGGTAGCGAAATTGagtcaaaattttttaaatgttacgaattttttaaaactgatcTTCCAAATGACTTGTATCTTTCCGCAAACGTCAGGACTAGTTCACTGCTCAATTGCTGAAATACtttacttaaatttaatagttatttatgaTATCAAGAATGTAGAAAAACTACCAATAGCGATCGATAGTTGCGGTAGTGTAAACACAAAATTGCCTTGTTATCGCGCGAAGACCATAATTACgagttttgtaatattatttagtttgtTTCTTATTAAATGGTTCCATTCAAGAAATATGTTACCGTTCATTTTGCACAACACTATCCATTTCACGTTTTCAACAACAATCATAAATAACTTTTGCATTTTTCTcagacttttattttgtatctttctttctttacttTTGTTGTCTCAATTAATTCGTTTTGAATTCTCATCTATTTAGTTAAAGCAGAAACTAATTTGTCTCAGTGACTCAAATTAAGTAGATAGGAACGATCAGTTCTACCTAGCCGCATCGAAAGTTATTATGACTCGACCTAATAATTCTTTGTGTTAGACTATATGTAcgctattattaattcattaacactttatctacCGGAAGCACATTGACTGCAATTGTTGCATAGTTTAATTTCGTTAACTTTCGGACGACGAGAATCGGATCTGTCTGGACCCaaagtacaaatattattatttgactatctaattttatttagtttctaaaaattaattaatatttgcatatatttcgttaatgtttatagaaatattattgcacCTAGAagatgtattttaaataacgtgTAGACAAAAATTGATGAGTAAAGTCAGAAGTGATGTACCCGTCGTTCGATTGTTAAGTATAACTTCTCTGGGTCTTTGCATTGtagttattcaattaaaatagtacAGGTATTTAACGAAAATTGGAACGATACTCACCATGAGAAAACTGTAACCAACCCAAAGTTCTTCCCAACCGCCTGGACACGTAGGTATTGACATAGTCTGGCTGTGCACTGCGATTATTCGAGTTGGTGCTTCGCAAACTGAGCATCTTGAGATGTATCTACCCACTTCCGGTGCCGGTATTGGCGTCATTGCCATCGGCATAGGTTCCGTTGTGCTTAACCAGTAACTGTAATCGTTGCGACTAGCGTATCCGCACACGTTGTTGATGTCGCAGTACATGAAAGGCATGGcggaaaattttttaacgcaACTGCCTGCGGCGCCTGCGGACAACAATCGGTTTACAAAcgtcagaaatatttaaattatttattaaacataaatgTAAATACAGTTCGGATCTTGTTTATTCGAGCTAAGTAAAGTGACTCGAATGTTCGGATAATAGAGCAACTactgaaatatttccaaatttttcaatattgcctgtttcctttttataatataaaaaaacacttgcaaaataaatagcataaaatgtttcttttctgttaatattattttgttatatgtatatccttACGTATACACTATAATTGCTCAAAAGatcattttcatcgatttGGTACTTTAATAGTTATTATCAGTCTGTGGATTCATGTATTCATGTCAAATACAAAAGTGTACTGACACTGGAAGAATTCAAGCATacttttgcattattttcaacttattgcgatttttaaaagaagTAACACATATttgtgtaaattttaattattgcagaTAGTCTAAATAATTCTCATTTTCCATAAAGTTTTAGGTTTTTTACAGAACTCGTGTCATTCAAGACACTCGAAGAATTTTCAGTTCACAGAGTGCTATCTGGAACATTTCAATGTAATATCTTTTTGGTACACTAACATCTAAGCATATGTATATCGTCGGCGCCGTTTGAATAGAAAGTTTAACGTGtactcattaaaattattcataatataacTAAATGTTTCTGCAGTTCctgtttctttcaatatttttattttatcgaattaacatatgttattttattaaaaagaaataatcttTTTCATCGCAATAATTATCTTATCGAATCGAATAGCGTTTCccttatacattttttaacttattcATGCACCACTGACTCAATCTAGACAATAGTATTTGATATTGCCTAGCCAAATATTGTCCACCTCATGTTCATTAGCatcaaacaataattaaactattaaattcaattaattactcATTATTGACCATTTTGAATGTTTATAGTTCATAAATATCATACAATCATTTCAATGTGATTGATTTTAGAAGTATGTCTGCAGTTGTTATAATGTCaatactatacataatatactatacgcAACACCGTTTGTAGTTTATGTCCTTACTCGATTTCGACGAAATGTATTGGGTTGacaattaagtgattgcgaATTTTGTCAATAGACGATTTTAACACATActttttgttttgttaatgTGTTGTacttccacctttaattttgtaaaaaaattgtaacgattgGTTATTTAGTCTCGTTTTTATGCCAATTTGAAAGTGGATGAACAAGACGcgcgtttcagacatattttattgtattatttccgaAAAGGCAATAACACATCGTAAAAAAGACAGTGTCAAAATCAGTTAGCCTAATTGaacaaagttatatttttaagccaAAAGTTTGAATTTCACTTCTTATTTAAAAACCGCAATAATTTAGCTACCAACCCAATAATTATATGCCCAGTAAAGAATTTGTACTGAATTTGCAATGAATTTTACAGTACGCATTTGTACCAAATATCGAGCCACCTGTTTCTCTACATTGTACGTATTTACCACCAACGCTTTGTTCATGTCAAATATAGGCCAAATTTCAGTTAAACCCTATAGCGCTGCCAGATCCATTACATGAGTGTAACCTGCcttttttcaaacaataaGTTACGCTACAAGGTTTCGCGAAGATTTACTATATTTGACAACACCAAGCGTTTGATGCCAAATAACAAGCAGAGTCTCCCTTCAGCAGAGCTTTGCCACCAAATTGACATAAATTTCCTCGAAAAGTATACTACCTGGCGTTTTACATGTATTTGGTCGAAGCGTAATTGGCTGACTAAGTATTATGTACAGTATCGTCATGTGTAAAAGATATAATTCCTATCCCTTTTCGTAATGTCTAATTTTAGCTTGCCCTACAACATTTCGATATCTTTAATTAGCCATAAGAAATACTGTTACCCGTTCTAGGAACCTGTTGTATTATGATTTctttgaatatatataattaataaataataataataattttatagagatTTAACTCGGAGGTGTAGGATCgcaggaaataattaaacactataatctatatacattattaccATACGTCGCAAAAACTACGGAACGCACACGCGAGACGAACGCACGGAGAAGAAAGGCGTTTCGTCAGCGTGCTAAAGACGATCGCTCGCCAATCGTCATTTCTTGATCATGGGTGCCCAAAAACCATGTATCGTAATGTCATGGGGACCACGTGCATTTCCACCAAACTTAGTAAATTTACTTATCTTTACTGTGAgccaatttttactttaatgtttaacTTTTTGCAGTCGGAGCAACAGTTATAAcagtttttgaaatataaacaaatttgataatgttaaaattattttgatatagcAACTTTTAATTACACCGTAGAGACGCTAATTGAATGAATAAACGTTGATTATTCATAATAGGATGTTATGTAATAAATCCCGTATTTAACAGATCACATTCCAAATCTTCATAAGATGACTCGAAAGTGCAATTGTGCAATGGGTTGCATACGAGATATGATAAAGATTTATCTGCCTTACCAAGATCTTGTCCATATGGATGTCCATTGCCCATTATATGCAATAACGAGAAACCGTCCCAAATTTTAATCGTGTTCTTTGGACATAGAGGTATCATTTCAGTTTGCGAGTGTCGTGCAAAATGGAAACCTCTGCTTCGTGGTCCTGGGCTTGGAGGCGCCGGAAGTCCTGGTGGTCCAGGATATCCtataaaaagttaaatgtatcataaatatattatagacaCTTACggatttagatttttaataataaagtaaatagaatttaaatctCTCAAGGACGATGACTGTGCAACGTTCGGACTCTCGTGCCTTTTTTATATGTATGgatagtttttataattatccatGGAATACTCAAAACAAATGGCATATATTGTCCAAAGACTCTACGGATATGCCACAGTGCATAAGAAATAACAAGCTAAGAATGGGAGAAATCATTTCACAGTATGATGTGCTGACCGTTGCTATCGGTTTATCTTAGTTTAAAGAGCGAAAGTAATGTATAAAGTGCAGAAAAGTTGCTATCAGATCGATGTTTGCTACAAAGTTCGGCGTCCAAGAGCAAGAACAATTCTgtagaacaaaaatataatgtgGAGAGATAAGAAAATcgatttaacaattaataatcgcCATACCTGGTGGCCCTTGTCGACCAAGAGGACCAAGGTGACCAGGATAACCCTCGGAACCTTCATCGCCATCTGGTCCTTGGGGACCTGGTAAACCCATCATTCCAGTTTCTCCTGGTCTTCCAGGAGGTCCAGTTCTTCCAGGTTCACCCATCATTCCTTGAAGTCCACTGATTCCTATGAAACACAATCGTGTCGGTAATAGTTTAAACGTTCTTgtccatttttaaaatcattcgaaGTTATAGTTATACCTGGTAATCCTACGTCTCCTATGTCGCCGGGGATTCCTTTTCGCGGAACCAACGAGAATGGATTGATACCGCGGTCTCCTTTTGGTCCCTGCCAAGTAGAGAgcatttcatgaaaaatattgtatattgtttagAAAGAAAACATACTTTCAAGAATATTTCCAcataaatagtaataagtaAGAATTGCACAGATAACGTTATCCATAtcactttgaaaaataaaaacatacaTATACAGCGTGTTCATCGTAGTAGTAACAACGATTGTTAAGGCATTTACACTAATCTGataagaaaatgtttcgaataaatgttaatggaTACTTCCGAAAGGACTAGCAgcaataatacaaatttcgaacaaattattcgataaaaaacTCATACTACCTTGACGTTTTTAAACAAcgttatgtatttttaactatatatGGTTATAACGGacttaaaaaagaattcaataaGTTCATTTGGTGATCTCTCCCTACATTTGTTggagaaaaaattaataaataaaacagatgtCAGTCAACTTGTTAGAGTCAATTACTACTCGAGTTTTTCAAAAATCAGTCATTCTGCAGAAACGGATCACGAAAATGTCCATTTTTGATCATATTTATCGCAATTTGCCTCTTCGTGACAtcttatttgtaataataatacttactGTTGATTACATAAAAACCTATTAGATTTTGATCGTTCGATGGTTAGGTACCGACTGTCGGTACAAAAGTTCCCTTGACAACTCCTATCTACTACtaatgtcataaataatgttaataaacgtCATAAATGGTACAATATCCCACTTCACGACATACcctaatatttcttaaattcatatttgtacgggaaaataaattttatttttctactatgaaattattattatcgaaaagGTTCTAATCATTCTAACTATGAGGAAAATGGCACAGGATAGtaacattttgtattttcaacAGTTTGGAAATAATCGGCTTTTGTAAATTTACTTAAGACACACCGTTTATTCTGTTAGTTGAAGAAACGCAAAATAAGTACTTGGTAAAACTAACTTTTGGTCCTGGAATTCCGTCGATTCCTGGAGGGCCAGGGTAACCTTGGTCGCCACGTTCTCCTTTGAATCCAGGTTCTCCAATAAATCCGGGAAGGCCTGAATCCCCTATTTCACCTTTCCGCCCTAACCGTCCATCGAATCCACGTAATCCAAATTCTCCAGTCATTCCTTTGTTACTGTATCCAGGATAGCCTGGTTCTCCTGCGTAACCTTTAGGTCCTGTTGTTCCAGGGAGACCCGGTAGTCCTTCCAATCCCGGAGACCCAGGATAACCGACGAAACCTTTGGGACCTAGTTAAGCAAGCCACATTATCAGCAATGAGAATTTCTAggtctttaaaattatttttaactaatttttgaGTCGCaagttaaatttttcatatttatgaaatagttaatgaaattaatagatcTGAAGACCCGTAGATCTTGTACATgagttataaa from Augochlora pura isolate Apur16 unplaced genomic scaffold, APUR_v2.2.1 APUR_unplaced_91, whole genome shotgun sequence carries:
- the LOC144478201 gene encoding uncharacterized protein LOC144478201 — translated: MDFFNYSNKQQKCSGKKAPRMIPARGERGDIGFYGPDGFPGLSGLPGLPGNQGRPGAPGVPGEFPEPGENGRPGLDGIPGVPGVHGQKGAPGEYGPNGPKGITGDIGISFRGPKGYPGDRGPKGFVGYPGSPGLEGLPGLPGTTGPKGYAGEPGYPGYSNKGMTGEFGLRGFDGRLGRKGEIGDSGLPGFIGEPGFKGERGDQGYPGPPGIDGIPGPKGPKGDRGINPFSLVPRKGIPGDIGDVGLPGISGLQGMMGEPGRTGPPGRPGETGMMGLPGPQGPDGDEGSEGYPGHLGPLGRQGPPGYPGPPGLPAPPSPGPRSRGFHFARHSQTEMIPLCPKNTIKIWDGFSLLHIMGNGHPYGQDLGAAGSCVKKFSAMPFMYCDINNVCGYASRNDYSYWLSTTEPMPMAMTPIPAPEVGRYISRCSVCEAPTRIIAVHSQTMSIPTCPGGWEELWVGYSFLMHRDAGAGGGGQSLISPGSCLEEFRVRPFIECRGLGTCNYFSTATSYWLATIEDYEMFRKPVQQTLKADHTSRVSRCTVCLRRRVTEDTRARTLPPFLTNGQRDPAGNIQNAPQRYPVYPGHQRQQTPNRGRYPNRHVPDHLRRRSRLRKPERTTDTPYAG